The Elaeis guineensis isolate ETL-2024a chromosome 13, EG11, whole genome shotgun sequence genome includes a region encoding these proteins:
- the LOC109506538 gene encoding uncharacterized protein, which yields MGGIFMEQGCTISVPQQSMELPLILNMGLIFFLLWSSSYLLVQSGVDAMGTIPFGNETDYLSLLAFKHQIIIHDPSKALGSWNNTIHFCNWEGVACSRKHQQRVIALDLSSSGLEGSLSPSIGNLTFLHRLDLQNNGFIHEIPPELGRLRRLKHLNLSLNSFQGVIPVNLTYCFELLTLDLSSNQLKGKIPVDIASLTRLGELMLFNNSLTGFIPPSMGNLSSLNTLEVGINHLHGSIPEEISQLTSLEQLQLSVNNLTGTIPGRLYNLSSLTDLAVTSNNLQGSIPPDIGITLPNLHRLLLGGNQFDGPIPPTLANASGLLIIDMSQNNLSGRVPSELGRLAGLQYLNLEFNQLEAKNAREWEFIDSLVNCSQLEMLALDQNMLGGMLPNSIANLSSHLQVLLMGSNQISGRIPHGIGNLANLNILGMEDNHLTGTISESIGMLSRLESLDLYLNMITGEIPFSVGNLTRLTELFLLHNNLQGPIPPSLGNLQHLSNLDLSNNHLSGTIPKEIVNLSSLSIYFDLSSNSLVGSLPQEIGSLKNLPVLDVSWNMLSGNIPGTLGVCEMLGDLHLDHNLFLGIIPQTLSNMKALQKLDLSHNNLTGPIPLFLEDFNRLENLNLSFNHLEGEVPVKGVFKNATRVSVEGNNGLCGGVPELRLPACQRTSYKKRKWPVLLKIVIPIGGAVLCVSLLFSFFILRYKRKSKKNNAPIVTLLKDQFSRVSYTELVRATDGFSSTNLIGRGGYGSVYKGILGPQQTIVAVKVFNLQYQGASKSFLAECEVLRNARHRNLVKITTSCSTVDFRGNDFKALVFEFIPNRSLENWLHPVLDEHHHSESLSLHQRLNIAIDVAEAIDYLHNNCQPSILHCDLKPSNVLLDNEMVAHVADFGLARFMSKATPSSLTDKSSSIRIRGSLGYIAPEYGAGGQVSTSGDVYSYGILLLEMLTGKRPVDDMFKDGLSLRKFVEIAFPDRIITIVDPLMPLVEKESKTYECLASIVKIGLACSHELVRERLNMSDVATTMHTIRAAYLGTRVH from the exons ATGGGTGGGATATTTATGGAGCAGGGCTGCACAATTTCTGTTCCACAACAGAGCATGGAACTTCCCCTGATACTTAACATGGGGttgatcttcttcctcctctggtCATCCTCATACTTGTTGGTGCAATCCGGGGTTGATGCCATGGGAACTATTCCATTCGGAAACGAGACCGACTATCTATCACTGCTTGCTTTCAAACATCAAATAATAATTCATGATCCGTCGAAAGCTCTAGGCTCGTGGAACAACACCATCCATTTCTGCAATTGGGAGGGCGTCGCATGCAGCAGGAAGCACCAGCAGAGGGTCATCGCCTTGGACCTCAGCTCCAGCGGGTTGGAgggctctctctctccctccattGGAAACCTCACCTTCCTTCACCGGCTCGACCTCCAAAACAATGGTTTCATCCACGAGATTCCACCGGAGTTGGGTCGTTTGCGCCGCCTAAAACATCTCAACTTGAGTTTGAATTCATTCCAAGGGGTAATCCCTGTGAACCTGACTTACTGCTTTGAGCTACTAACTCTTGACTTGTCGAGCAACCAGCTTAAGGGCAAGATTCCAGTGGACATTGCCTCCCTTACAAGGCTCGGTGAGCTGATGCTTTTCAACAACAGCCTTACTGGATTCATTCCACCTTCAATGGGTAACCTGTCATCGCTCAACACACTCGAAGTCGGCATCAATCATCTGCATGGTAGCATTCCAGAGGAGATTAGCCAGCTTACAAGCCTAGAACAACTTCAATTGTCTGTCAATAATCTCACAGGTACAATCCCTGGCCGGCTTTACAACTTGTCATCATTGACTGACTTGGCGGTGACGTCTAATAATCTGCAAGGGAGTATTCCACCTGACATTGGCATCACCCTTCCTAATCTTCATCGCCTTCTGTTGGGTGGTAACCAATTTGATGGACCTATTCCTCCTACATTAGCAAATGCCTCGGGACTTCTTATCATTGACATGTCACAAAACAACCTTAGTGGAAGGGTGCCGTCGGAACTTGGAAGATTAGCAGGCTTGCAATATTTAAATCTAGAATTCAATCAGCTGGAGGCAAAGAATGCCAGGGAGTGggaattcatcgactccttggtcAACTGCAGCCAATTAGAGATGCTGGCACTGGACCAAAATATGCTAGGAGGCATGTTGCCCAACTCAATAGCCAACCTCTCTTCACATCTCCAAGTATTGCTTATGGGATCAAATCAAATCTCAGGGAGAATTCCCCATGGAATTGGAAACCTGGCCAACCTTAATATTCTCGGTATGGAGGATAACCATCTCACCGGTACTATTTCAGAAAGTATCGGGATGCTTTCGAGGCTAGAGAGTCTGGACCTGTATCTTAACATGATTACAGGGGAGATTCCATTTTCTGTAGGCAATCTCACTCGATTGACTGAACTCTTTTTGCTTCACAATAACCTGCAAGGCCCCATACCTCCAAGCCTTGGAAACCTTCAACACCTATCAAATTTGGACCTCTCCAACAATCATCTTAGTGGAACCATACCCAAAGAGATCGTAAACCTTTCTTCCCTAtccatttattttgatttatcttCTAATTCATTGGTTGGATCTCTCCCTCAAGAGATCGGAAGTTTGAAGAATCTACCAGTTCTAGATGTTTCTTGGAACATGCTGTCTGGTAATATTCCCGGCACTCTTGGTGTCTGTGAGATGTTGGGGGACTTACATCTGGACCACAATTTATTCCTAGGGATAATTCCTCAAACCTTGAGCAACATGAAGGCCCTCCAGAAATTGGATCTCTCACATAACAATTTAACAGGGCCTATTCCCTTGTTTCTCGAAGACTTCAATCGATTGGAAAACTTGAACTTGTCTTTCAATCATCTCGAAGGAGAAGTGCCAGTAAAGGGGGTCTTCAAAAATGCAACTCGAGTTTCAGTCGAGGGAAATAATGGACTCTGTGGGGGTGTTCCAGAATTGCGCTTGCCCGCATGCCAAAGAACATCATACAAAAAGAGAAAGTGGCCTGTACTATTGAAAATAGTGATTCCCATAGGCGGTGCAGTCTTGTGTGTGAGCCTTCTATTCTCCTTTTTCATCCTTCGATACAAGCGaaagtctaaaaaaaataatgctCCCATTGTAACTCTATTAAAGGACCAATTTTCTAGAGTTTCTTACACTGAACTAGTTAGAGCAACTGATGGATTCTCTTCCACTAATCTCATCGGGAGAGGAGGGTATGGTTCAGTCTACAAAGGCATCTTGGGTCCTCAGCAAACTATTGTTGCAGTAAAGGTTTTCAATCTTCAATATCAAGGAGCTTCGAAGAGCTTTTTAGCTGAATGTGAGGTACTTAGAAACGCTCGGCATCGTAATCTTGTCAAGATCACAACTTCCTGCTCGACGGTTGATTTCAGAGGCAATGATTTCAAAGCTCTAGTTTTTGAGTTCATTCCTAATAGAAGTCTAGAGAATTGGCTACATCCAGTGTTAGATGAGCATCATCATTCAGAAAGTCTAAGCCTTCATCAAAGGTTAAACATAGCGATTGATGTAGCTGAGGCAATAGACTACCTTCATAATAATTGTCAGCCATCTATTCTTCATTGTGATCTAAAGCCTAGTAATGTCCTGCTTGATAATGAGATGGTTGCTCATGTGGCAGACTTTGGTCTAGCAAGGTTCATGTCCAAAGCTACACCTAGCTCCTTGACAGACAAGAGTAGCTCAATCCGGATAAGAGGATCCCTAGGATATATAGCTCCAG AATATGGTGCAGGTGGTCAAGTGTCCACTTCTGGTGATGTTTATAGTTATGGAATCCTTCTTTTAGAGATGCTCACTGGAAAGAGACCTGTTGATGATATGTTCAAAGATGGCTTAAGCCTTCGAAAGTTTGTCGAGATAGCTTTTCCTGACAGAATTATCACAATTGTGGATCCCCTGATGCCGCTTGTAGAGAAAGAGAGTAAAACTTATGAATGCTTAGCGTCCATCGTCAAAATTGGTCTTGCTTGCTCACATGAATTAGTGAGAGAAAGACTGAATATGAGTGATGTTGCAACCACCATGCATACAATCAGGGCTGCCTATCTTGGaactagagttcattag
- the LOC105037874 gene encoding G-type lectin S-receptor-like serine/threonine-protein kinase LECRK1 — protein MASAISYILFLSIFSSAFALGADHHQPRHSNISLDSSLQPTTNPASWLSPNGRFAFGFYPEGSGFFIGIWLVASPENSTVVWTADRDDPPVTKDAVLKLTNEGLKLFLQQSEGRLISNISTGTDASSASMLDSGNFVIYDSSFNVIWETFDYPTDTIMAGQVLAAGSELVSSVSETNHSSGKFQLSMQSDGNLVLYPVASPDSPEYSYYASGTDGDGYQSLNLDDKGSLYLLNDNVTYNLTSGYWDGTSQVYRATLGVGGIFRLYSQDFELNTEVVLTEFPKGTNGCAVKGTCGVNSYCTSANGQVVCSCLPGFDYLDANRASNGCKWNFTPSGCHSNDDNTTYMSTLDSVAWTDVSYAGTDALRYSKKDPVPSYAAPLSVTSDEDRGDACLKDCNCDAALFKHNTCSKQVFPLRYGIRDDSTTTFIKLANRSAGGRPEINSHPESPFAAPIITVRRKFSVKISIVSAAIIASEAMAREQEMAEKNAARVVGELLTLEALTSGEVIKAADILTTEPSKSAVFFSLPPQLKRQYVLTLLDSGIGVSGFRH, from the exons ATGGCTTCAGCAATATCCTACATCCTGTTCCTCTCGATCTTCTCATCAGCGTTTGCCCTGGGAGCAGATCATCATCAACCAAGGCACTCCAACATAAGCTTGGATTCCTCTCTCCAACCCACCACCAATCCTGCATCATGGCTCTCACCAAATGGACGTTTCGCCTTCGGATTCTACCCAGAAGGCTCTGGCTTCTTCATTGGAATATGGCTCGTGGCATCTCCTGAAAACTCCACTGTTGTTTGGACAGCAGACCGAGATGATCCACCGGTGACCAAAGATGCTGTGTTGAAGCTAACTAATGAAGGGCTGAAGCTCTTCCTACAACAGTCTGAAGGGAGACTCATCTCCAACATTTCCACAGGCACCGATGCTTCATCTGCTTCCATGCTGGATTCCGGGAACTTCGTCATCTATGACTCTAGTTTTAATGTCATATGGGAAACCTTTGACTATCCGACTGACACAATCATGGCGGGTCAGGTGCTGGCCGCTGGATCTGAGCTCGTTTCCAGCGTATCAGAAACCAACCACTCGAGTGGGAAGTTTCAGCTCAGCATGCAGAGTGATGGGAACCTCGTTCTGTATCCTGTGGCATCACCAGATAGTCCAGAGTATTCTTACTATGCCTCCGGAACAGATGGAGATGGCTACCAGAGCTTAAATCTGGATGATAAAGGTTCGCTGTACCTGCTCAACGACAATGTCACATACAATCTAACGAGCGGCTACTGGGACGGGACATCACAAGTGTACCGTGCAACGCTTGGTGTGGGTGGGATCTTCCGGTTATATTCTCAGGATTTCGAGTTAAACACAGAAGTGGTATTGACAGAATTCCCCAAAGGAACAAATGGGTGTGCGGTCAAGGGAACCTGTGGCGTGAACAGTTACTGCACTTCCGCAAATGGACAAGTGGTATGCTCTTGTTTGCCTGGTTTCGATTATCTTGATGCTAACAGGGCATCGAACGGATGCAAATGGAACTTCACGCCCTCTGGTTGCCACTCGAACGATGATAACACGACATACATGTCCACTCTGGACAGCGTAGCATGGACCGATGTTTCCTATGCGGGAACGGATGCTCTGCGGTACTCAAAAA AGGATCCTGTTCCTTCTTACGCTGCACCACTGTCTGTGACAAGCGATGAAGATCGTGGGGATGCATGTTTGAAAGATTGCAATTGTGATGCCGCTCTGTTTAAACACAATACGTGTAGCAAACAGGTGTTTCCATTGAGATATGGGATCAGAGATGACTCCACCACGACATTCATCAAGCTGGCTAACAGAAGCGCTGGAGGAAGGCCTGAAATTAATAGCCATCCAGAAAGCCCTTTTGCAGCTCCTATTATTACTGTCAGGCGAAAGTTTAGCGTTAAGATTTCGATTGTGTCAGCGGCTATTATTGCTT CTGAAGCAATGGCACGTGAGCAAGAGATGGCTGAGAAGAATGCGGCAAGAGTAGTGGGAGAGCTACTTACATTGGAGGCATTGACTAGTGGTGAAGTGATAAAGGCGGCTGATATTCTCACAACAGAGCCTAGCAAAAGTGCAGTGTTCTTCTCCCTTCCGCCACAGTTGAAGAGGCAGTACGTGCTTACCCTTCTTGACTCAGGCATTGGTGTATCAGGTTTTAGACACTAG